Proteins found in one Miscanthus floridulus cultivar M001 chromosome 4, ASM1932011v1, whole genome shotgun sequence genomic segment:
- the LOC136550201 gene encoding dof zinc finger protein MNB1A-like — translation MAGAGGATAVQQPAAGAPATGAARSGVGAGAAGAPVADPRAEALRCPRCDSANTKFCYYNNYSLSQPRHFCKACKRYWTRGGTLRNVPVGGGCRKNKRSRSSGGAGGAGGRNGSSSSASAVAAAVTSSSAASTLSLPPPTGSLPSLTSALGLPGGASLASLLLGTAGSGGDHLGLFQAAMQSVVSSEATAYEMQQQQTQVDHLLGLGYGGAGAQIQLKPWMQEAAGAGGIMDSFYAPLLSSSLVPGLEELHVKAEVAGAGDHQQKPAPGDQQSASWELPTPSSSNVDANVIASDALMAAAAASMNPAVSSTSTAPTTAPSSFMYWGNGGIGGAAAAWPDLANCGSSIATLF, via the coding sequence atgGCTGGCGCGGGGGGTGCGACGGCTGTGCAGCAGCCGGCGGCCGGGGCGCCCGCCACTGGGGCTGCCAGGAGCGGGGTCGGGGCAGGCGCCGCGGGGGCGCCGGTCGCGGACCCGCGCGCCGAGGCGCTGCGGTGCCCGCGCTGCGACTCGGCCAACACCAAGTTCTGCTACTACAACAACTACTCGCTGTCGCAGCCGCGGCACTTCTGCAAGGCGTGCAAGCGCTACTGGACGCGCGGGGGCACGCTCCGCAACGTCCCCGTCGGCGGGGGCTGCCGCAAGAACAAGCGCTCCAGGAGCAGCGGCGGggccggcggcgccggcgggaggaacggctcctcctcctcggcctccgcCGTCGCGGCCGCCGTCACGTCCTCCTCGGCAGCGTCGACGCTGTCCCTCCCGCCGCCGACGGGGTCCCTGCCGTCGCTGACCTCGGCGCTGGGGCTCCCCGGGGGCGCCTCGCTCGCGTCGCTCCTCCTCGGGACAGCCGGCTCTGGCGGTGACCACCTCGGCCTCTTCCAGGCGGCCATGCAGTCAGTGGTCTCCTCGGAGGCGACCGCCTACGAGATGCAGCAACAGCAGACGCAGGTGGACCACCTGCTGGGCCTCGGCTACGGAGGCGCCGGCGCGCAGATCCAGCTCAAGCCGTGGATGCAGGAGGCCGCCGGCGCGGGCGGGATCATGGACAGCTTCTACGCGCCGCTGCTGTCCAGCTCCCTCGTGCCGGGGCTGGAGGAGCTGCACGTCAAGGCTGAGGTCGCCGGCGCTGGGGATCACCAGCAGAAGCCGGCGCCCGGGGACCAGCAGAGCGCCAGCTGGGAGCtgccgacgccgtcgtcgtccaaCGTCGACGCCAACGTTATCGCGTCCGACGCGCTCAtggccgccgcggccgcgtccATGAACCCCGCGGTTAGCTCCACCTCCACGGCGCCAACAACCGCCCCGTCCTCGTTCATGTACTGGGGCAACGGCGGCATTGGCGGCGCTGCCGCGGCGTGGCCAGACCTCGCCAACTGCGGATCCTCCATTGCCACGCTCTTCTAG